The DNA sequence AGGATGCCGAGAACATCAGGAACGGAATTTTCGTCCTGAGCAAATCCGTTCCGGCCCCAGATGAGGACGTCATCACGATTTCGGTAGAAGCAGCCAGGAATGCAATCAGGAGAGCTCGAATAGGATCAAAGGATATAGGGGCTATCTACATAGGGTCAGAATCACATCCTTACGCCGTGAAGCCTACCGCAACCGTTGTTTCCGCAGCAATCGGGTGCGATTTTCCACTTTTCGCAGCTGATTACGAGTTTGCCTGCAAAGCAGGAACTGCTGCAATGCAAAATGTAAAGGCCATGGTGGATTCAGGTGCGATAAAGTACGGACTTGCAATAGGATCGGACACCTCCCAGGGGGCCCCTGGAGACGCACTTGAGTATACTGCATCCGCAGGCGGAACCGCATTTATCATTGGAAAGGAGAAGACCATTGCAGAAATCAACGACACTCTTTCCGTAACATCCGATACCCCGGATTTCTGGAGAAGGGAGGGACAACCGTATCCCAGCCACGGTGAGAGATTCACCGGCGAACCGGCGTATTTCAGGCACACGCTTACTGCAGCGAGACTGATGATGGAAAGGGTAGGAACGAAACCCGCAGACTATAATTATGCAGTGTTTCACCAGCCAAACGGGAAGTTTCCAACGAGGGCGGCAAAAACCCTGGGCTTCACCGAAGCACAGTACAAGGATGGCCTTTTGACCCCATACATAGGGAATACATATTCCGGCGCGATGATGACAGGACTCTCTGCAATACTCGATAAAGCAAAACCGGGTGACAGGGTGCTTGCGGTTTCTTTTGGGTCGGGAGCCGGATCTGATGCTTTCGACATAACAGTGACGGACGAGATATTGAGGATGGACAGGCATGCTGCACCGATGATCAGCGACATGCTTTCTGACGTGAAATGGATAGATTATGCTATCTACGCAAAATTCAAGAAAAAAATAGTTCTGGGTGAGGATGTTGAGTAATAACGTTTACGTGATAGGAGCAGGCGAGACCAAATATGGTGAACTGTGGGAGAGATCCCTCAGGGACCTTGCAGTGGAAGCTGGATTAAGGGCAATAGAGAATGCAGGAATATATTCAAAAGACATCCAGATTCTTTATGGGAGCAACAGTCTTGCGGGCATAATCAATGGACAGGAAAACATCGGGTCGCTTATCGCAGATTTCTCAGGCATAGCGGCGCAGAATATTCCTGCTGTGAGAATTGAGGCTTCAAGTGCATCAGGCGGTGCCGCCGTCAGGGAAGCTTACCTTGCAATAAGGTCGGGAGAGTACGACGTTGCGGTTGTGGGTGGAGTGGAGAAGATGACAGATATATTCGGGAACGAAGTCCTGGACATGATGTCGTCGCTCCTGGACCGCGAATGGGAAGCTTTCTTTGGTGCAACCCCGGCTGCACTTGCTGCAATTTCCGCGAGAAAGTACATGAAGGATTTCAACGTGAAGAAGGATGCACTGGCAATGATGTCTGTGAATGACCACGCAAATGCTTCCCTGAACCTAAACTCACACTTCAAGAACAAGATAACCCTTGAGCAGGCTTTAAATGCAACACCAGTTGCGGAACCGTTGAATCTTATGGACTGCAGCCCGGTGACCGATGGTGCATCTGCATTAGTAATGGCATCCGAGAGCTACATGAAGAAAAACCGGCTGAGTGGCGTCAAGATAGCTGCATCTGCAATATCCCAGGACTACCTGGCCCTGCACAGCAGGAATTCCCTTTACACTCTGGATTCTACCAAGATAGCTGCTAAGGAGGCGTTCAAGAGGTCCGGACTGAAGCCAGAGGATATGTCATTCGTGGAGCTGCACGATTCCTACAGTATATATGGACTGATGGAACTTGAGGACCTTGGATTTGCCGAGAAAGGCAAAGCGAGCACGCTAGTTGAAGATGACATAAAGATAAACGGAAGGCTCCCGGTAAACCCGTCCGGAGGGCTCAAGGCAAAGGGAAACCCGCTCGGCGCAACCGGAGTCGGACAGTTCGTTGAGGCTTTCCTTCAGCTGAGCGGAAAGGCTGACAAAAGGCAGGTTAAGGATGCAAAGTATGGAATCCTTCAGAACATGGCCGGAACTGGGTCTACTTCTGTAGTGCACATAGTCGGAGGCGATTAATATGGGTGAGCTGTCAAGAATATGGAGGGAATCCGAACACAGGTACAGGCTGATGGGAAATAAATGCGGACACTGCGACATGGTATTCTTCCCAATAAGGGATGTTTGTCCACACTGCCACAGGGAATCCATAGGGAAGATGAAACCTGTCGAGCTTTCCGGTAAAGGCGAAATAGTTTCATTCACCATAGTGCACGACACGCCGCCTTCATTTGTCAGGCAGAGGCCATACACGCTTGCCCTTATCAGGCTGGACGAGGGTCCTGTCTTGACTGGCCAGATAGTGGACGCCGAAAAAGATGCCGTAGAGATAGGGAAGAGGGTGAAATCCGTCTTCAGGAAAATCGGAGAGGACGGCAAGAGTGGCATTATCCAGTATGGATATAAATTTGTACTTGAGTGATTGCCAAATCACTCATATTTTGCAGTTAATTATTCCATCTGTATTGTCAAGCATGGTTTGCGCCGGAATGGGAAACCTTCCCCGGTAGTGCCTGCAGGCGGAATGGAAAGCAGGACGCGGCCTGTTATCTGGATAGCGTCGTTATGACATTAATCATCTTCGTCCTGATATTTTTCGCTTCCAGGGTATCACCAATGCTTTCCGGTGTTAAAACGAACCCTGTTCAATTTGTGCTTTATCTCGAGGCGCGCAATCAGGGTCTAAGCACCCTCTTTCCGGATATTCTGTAGTTGCTTTCCAGTACTGTATTAATTGCATCAACGATTGCAACGTGCTCTTCGTGATGTATCCTTTCCGCAAGCGACTCCGGTGTGTCTGAATCAAGGACGCTTACTATTCTCTGCAATATTATTGGTCCACCATCAATTTCACCCGTTACGAAATGGACGGTACAACCGGAAAATTTCGCCCCACTGGCTATAACCGATTCATGAACCTTCATTCCGTAAAAACCCTTACCGCCGAAACACGGCAGGAGAGACGGGTGTATATTTATCGTCCTGAATTCCTTTACTGTACTGTCATTGAGAATCCTGTTGAACCCGGCCAGAACCACCAGGTCTGGGCTGATTGCCCTGATTGTGTTCTCTATCGTGCTGTTAAGAAAATCCGGATCGCTCTTCCTGTATGTTACAATCTTGAAAGGGATATTTCTGGTCCTGGCCCTGCTGAGAACGTAAGCGTCTTTCCTGTCTGATAGGAGGAGCTTGATACCTGCATGTATCCTTCCATCTTCTATGGCATCTACTATCGCCTGGAAGTTTGTTCCATTACCGGATGCAAGAATGACGATGGATCTCATTGCTTAGTGTATTGATCCAGCGAATAAAACCAATAGGTAATATTTTAAGTCCGGCATGCCATGAACCATAGAAAAGTGGAACCTGATGATTGACATTTGGACAGAGAAGTACAGGCCAAAAAACCTTTCAGAAATAGTCGGGCAGGAAGAGAATGTGAGGAAGCTGAAATCCTTCGTTGAACGCAGGGAGTTGCCACACCTTATTTTTGCCGGGCCTTCTGGAATTGGAAAGACTACTGCCGCACTTGCCATTGCAATGGAACTCTTTGGACAGGACTGGAAGCAGAATATCCTTGAACTGAACGCGTCCAACGAGCGTGGAATAGACGTAATAAGAGAAAATGTCAAGGATTTCGCACGGATAATGGCCTCCAATGACCTCGGCTTCAAGATAATATTCCTGGACGAGGCGGATCAGCTGACGCCTGAAGCGCAAGCTGCACTCAGGAGAACCATGGAGGTTTATTCATCCACAACCAGGTTCATATTTTCCTGCAATTACTCATCACAAATTATTCCGCCCATACAGTCACGGACAGTTGTGATGCGATTCAGGCCGGTGAAACCTGAAGACATGGTAAAGAGGCTTAGATTCATTTCAGACCAGGAGAAGTTGACCATAGATAATGAGTCACTTCTATCCATTGCCGAAGCATCGGAGGGTGACATGAGGAGAGCGCTGAATGTTCTTCAATCCGTTAAAGCTTCAGGGAACTCCGGAGCCATGAACATATTTGAGATACAGGGAATGGCAAATAAGGAATCTTTCAGGAAACTCGCTGCTGCGTCCCTGGCTGGACTGTTCAACGATGCAAGGGAAATGCTGGACAGGATGCTCATCGAAGAGGGGCTGTCCGGAATCGATATTATAAGGGGAATGCATTCTGCGATTAGAAAGGAGAATATGCCTGCAAAGCAGAAAATACAGGTAATAATGGCCCTTGGAGATGCTGAATTCCGCCTGGTTGAAGGCTCAAACGATAATATACAGCTTGATGCCATGATAGCGCGGATTTGCAACATCGGACAGGAAATCAACTGAATCCTGAAAATTAGGGCCGGTAGATCAGCGGTAGATCGCCTGCTTCGCAAGCAGGAGGCCTCGGGTTCAAATCCCGACCGGTCCATTGTGTGCATTGAGTGATTCGAGCAACATATGACAGACCAGCCCTGTGTCTTAATATCCAGTTCAACTCCACACATTTACACTTCCTTTTTGTATTGTGGTGGAATAGTTTAGAAATTATTCCCACAAATGTACAGTAGTTCCCACAATCTTAATTAGTCTGTTCTGTATTATCATATAGTCAATTAAAATAGCAGTAATATATACTTATTTTGTATAATACATTAACCATGAAAGCTGAAGAAGTTTTGAATTTATTGCAAATTTCCAGAAAAACTCTTCACGTTTACTCAAAGAACGGCAGGATCAGGTACACTGTGATGCCGAATAAACGATACAACTACAATGAGGAAGACGTTTACAAAATCCTGAACAAGGACGTCAAGAGAAAAACTGTGCTGTATGCACGTGTATCCACATCCAAGCAGAAGAACGATCTGCAGAACCAGATTCAACAGCTGAAGCAGTGGTGTTTCATGAATGGATATACAATAAGTGCAATATACTCGGATATTGCATCCGGCGTATCATTCGAGAAAAGGAAAGGATTCTTTGAGATGCTTGATGAGATCATAAACAACAAAGTAGAAAAAGTGATAGTAACCTATAAGGACAGGCTAAGCAGGGTTGGTTTTGAATTATTCAGTTACCTGTTCAGGAAATACAGGACAGAAATAGTTGTTATATCTGAAGTAGGCAGTACAGAACTTGATTCCGGGGAGTTCTTTGAGGATATAGCTTCAATGCTGCACAGTTACTCCATGAAGATGTATTCCAGACACCGGAATCATTCCATTGAGGTCGGGTATGAAGGTTAGGAGAACAGAGCAGGTATACTTAAGGGAAAACGACACCATCTCACATATGTGCCATCTCTCCAAGAACCTCTACAACCAGGTCAATTACATACTGAGACAGCAATTCATGAATAAAGAGAAGCTCACAACATACGGAGATCTGGTCAAACTGTTCCAGGAACCATCTGAAGAAGAGGATCACAACAATTACCAGAAATTACCGGCACAGACAGCACAGTGGACAGTAAGGAAGGTTGTAATGTCATGGCATTCATTCTTCAAGGCCATAAAAGCATGGAAGAAGCATCCGGATAAATTCATGGGAAGGCCGGGATTGCCGGGATACAAGGCCAGAGACGGTGAATTTCTACTGGTCTTTACAAACCAGCAGTGCAGCATAGAGAATGGGATACTGAAATTCCCCAGGATAATGGGTGTGGAGGTAAAGACAAGGCTGAATGATGTAAAGCTGAAAGAGGTAAGGATAGTGCCGCAGGGCACAGGTTACATGATGGAAATAGTGTACGAGAAGGAGATAGCGGACATATCCGGCATGAAACCAAAAAGGGTCATGGGCATAGACATCGGTGTGAGGAATCTTGTAACTATGGGTAACAGCATCTCTGAAAAAGGGATTGCTGTAAGGGCAGGATTGCTCAAATCGATCAACCAGTATTTTAACAAAGAGCTCGCAAGATACAGGAGCATAAACGACCTTCAGGGAAATGAACGAAAGACTACAGAGAAGATACAGAAACTTTTCATGAAGAGAAACAGGAGAGTAAAGGATATCATGCATAAAGTTTCGAAATCCATTGTGGAGTATGCCAGAAGCCACAATATTGACACAATAGTCATAGGACATAACGGCGGATGGAAAGATTCATCGAACATGGGAAAGAGAAACAACCAGAACTTTGTCCAGCTGCCATTCAACATGCTTATAACACAGATAAAATACAAAGCTGAAGAGGCTGGAATCAATGTCATGATACAGAACGAGGATCACACAAGCAAATGTTCCTTCCTGGATAATGAGAGCATAGAACACCATGACACATACTTGGGAAGGAGGATCAGGAGAGGCACATTCCGATCCGCAAACGGAAAGTTGATCCATGCCGATCTGCAGGCATCGTACAACATAATAAAGAAAGCAGTCCCCGAAGCTTTCGCCAACGGGATAGAGGGTATTGGGTTATATCCACGAAGTTTAAGCATCAGACAGATGATAACTTCCAAAGGTGGCTGTTAACATGGTTAACAGAAACCGTAACCTAGCAATGATTGAAGAAGCAAAATTGGACGAAAAGGGACGAATTAACGTAGGTCAAGAGGCAAGAATATTATATGGGGACAGATTTTATGTTGTCAAATTGTCTGGAGGGATTCTGCTAATTCCCAAGCCCAAAGATCCAGTGACTGAGTTACGAAAGTGGGGCAAAAAAATCGGTCTCGACAAGCAAACAGCAAGAGATACCACGATGTTGGCTGTTGACCAGGCTAACAAAGAAGTTGAAGAAAGGGCCAACAGAAGGCAAAAGGATATGCGATAAATGCCATACGCTGATACAGATTTCTTCATCGCAATTTCGAATTCGAATGACAGGCTGAACAATTGGGCTATCAACACACTGGAAAATTATAAAGGAGCAACCTTCACTTCTATACTTACCCTGGTAGAACTAGCGCTGGTAAGCGTCAGGAAAGGGGTACCCGTCGAAGGCATGATCGCTAGCGTCCTATCCATAGCTGAACTGAAAGGCGCTAGTAAACAAAATGCGTTGGCAGCTGCACACCTTATCGATCATGAAGGTGTGGGTGTGTTTGATGCGTTCCACGCATCACTGTGTGAAGGTGAGATAATAAGCTCAGATCATATATACGAGAAGCTTGGCGTTAGGCGAGTGGGGTCCGGTTATCTTTAACATCAATCCAAGATAAAGAAAGCATTAGGCAAATATGAAATTCTTAGAAGATTGCAGTATGGCATTCAATTAAAAATTAAGCAAATCCGTAATAGGTCCACTCGCTTCGACTTCTTATGTTCTTTGAATAAATGAGTAGAAGCTTTCATTTCTTTACATTTATCACCTAAAATAATGCCAGGCGCTTCAATATATCCACTCAAATAGAGATTGGATTGAGTTTTAGCAAAAATCCCACCAATGCATGCTTGTTAGCAACTGAACAATGACCAGTACTTCATATTGCGCAACTTCTGATCGTCGAGAACAAGGTCTCTTACCTCGGATTGCAGCTGTTCCCGCTGCCACAGGCATTCCAGGCGACCCACCTCGTCGCGCTGATCTTCAGGAAAGACTGCACGTACAGCTCTGATCCCATAGGCGGCTGCCCCAATTCCATGTGCAGCCAGATGACACG is a window from the Thermoplasmatales archaeon genome containing:
- a CDS encoding 3-oxoacyl-(acyl carrier protein) synthase III, which translates into the protein MLLTASTRTVIKFAARQNVEKLSNGAILGYPEVTSVIDEYAFVNFYILLTVCQRSGLMSGIVGYGSYIPKYRIKPDEIARVWGEDAENIRNGIFVLSKSVPAPDEDVITISVEAARNAIRRARIGSKDIGAIYIGSESHPYAVKPTATVVSAAIGCDFPLFAADYEFACKAGTAAMQNVKAMVDSGAIKYGLAIGSDTSQGAPGDALEYTASAGGTAFIIGKEKTIAEINDTLSVTSDTPDFWRREGQPYPSHGERFTGEPAYFRHTLTAARLMMERVGTKPADYNYAVFHQPNGKFPTRAAKTLGFTEAQYKDGLLTPYIGNTYSGAMMTGLSAILDKAKPGDRVLAVSFGSGAGSDAFDITVTDEILRMDRHAAPMISDMLSDVKWIDYAIYAKFKKKIVLGEDVE
- a CDS encoding acetyl-CoA acetyltransferase, producing MSNNVYVIGAGETKYGELWERSLRDLAVEAGLRAIENAGIYSKDIQILYGSNSLAGIINGQENIGSLIADFSGIAAQNIPAVRIEASSASGGAAVREAYLAIRSGEYDVAVVGGVEKMTDIFGNEVLDMMSSLLDREWEAFFGATPAALAAISARKYMKDFNVKKDALAMMSVNDHANASLNLNSHFKNKITLEQALNATPVAEPLNLMDCSPVTDGASALVMASESYMKKNRLSGVKIAASAISQDYLALHSRNSLYTLDSTKIAAKEAFKRSGLKPEDMSFVELHDSYSIYGLMELEDLGFAEKGKASTLVEDDIKINGRLPVNPSGGLKAKGNPLGATGVGQFVEAFLQLSGKADKRQVKDAKYGILQNMAGTGSTSVVHIVGGD
- a CDS encoding putative nucleic-acid-binding protein containing a Zn-ribbon, producing the protein MGELSRIWRESEHRYRLMGNKCGHCDMVFFPIRDVCPHCHRESIGKMKPVELSGKGEIVSFTIVHDTPPSFVRQRPYTLALIRLDEGPVLTGQIVDAEKDAVEIGKRVKSVFRKIGEDGKSGIIQYGYKFVLE
- a CDS encoding phosphoribosylglycinamide formyltransferase, which encodes MRSIVILASGNGTNFQAIVDAIEDGRIHAGIKLLLSDRKDAYVLSRARTRNIPFKIVTYRKSDPDFLNSTIENTIRAISPDLVVLAGFNRILNDSTVKEFRTINIHPSLLPCFGGKGFYGMKVHESVIASGAKFSGCTVHFVTGEIDGGPIILQRIVSVLDSDTPESLAERIHHEEHVAIVDAINTVLESNYRISGKRVLRP
- the rfcS_1 gene encoding afRFC small subunit, encoding MIDIWTEKYRPKNLSEIVGQEENVRKLKSFVERRELPHLIFAGPSGIGKTTAALAIAMELFGQDWKQNILELNASNERGIDVIRENVKDFARIMASNDLGFKIIFLDEADQLTPEAQAALRRTMEVYSSTTRFIFSCNYSSQIIPPIQSRTVVMRFRPVKPEDMVKRLRFISDQEKLTIDNESLLSIAEASEGDMRRALNVLQSVKASGNSGAMNIFEIQGMANKESFRKLAAASLAGLFNDAREMLDRMLIEEGLSGIDIIRGMHSAIRKENMPAKQKIQVIMALGDAEFRLVEGSNDNIQLDAMIARICNIGQEIN
- a CDS encoding hypothetical protein (Resolvase, N terminal domain); translated protein: MKAEEVLNLLQISRKTLHVYSKNGRIRYTVMPNKRYNYNEEDVYKILNKDVKRKTVLYARVSTSKQKNDLQNQIQQLKQWCFMNGYTISAIYSDIASGVSFEKRKGFFEMLDEIINNKVEKVIVTYKDRLSRVGFELFSYLFRKYRTEIVVISEVGSTELDSGEFFEDIASMLHSYSMKMYSRHRNHSIEVGYEG
- a CDS encoding transposase, IS605 OrfB family, with the protein product MKVRRTEQVYLRENDTISHMCHLSKNLYNQVNYILRQQFMNKEKLTTYGDLVKLFQEPSEEEDHNNYQKLPAQTAQWTVRKVVMSWHSFFKAIKAWKKHPDKFMGRPGLPGYKARDGEFLLVFTNQQCSIENGILKFPRIMGVEVKTRLNDVKLKEVRIVPQGTGYMMEIVYEKEIADISGMKPKRVMGIDIGVRNLVTMGNSISEKGIAVRAGLLKSINQYFNKELARYRSINDLQGNERKTTEKIQKLFMKRNRRVKDIMHKVSKSIVEYARSHNIDTIVIGHNGGWKDSSNMGKRNNQNFVQLPFNMLITQIKYKAEEAGINVMIQNEDHTSKCSFLDNESIEHHDTYLGRRIRRGTFRSANGKLIHADLQASYNIIKKAVPEAFANGIEGIGLYPRSLSIRQMITSKGGC